One window of the Gambusia affinis linkage group LG13, SWU_Gaff_1.0, whole genome shotgun sequence genome contains the following:
- the LOC122842913 gene encoding uncharacterized protein C6orf118-like isoform X2 — protein sequence MTYFGRQGNRCKSQSAGVEVEVFCFSRDSWAKGLKKLSGLSWPSRDRLAVFSDVFDDVCEGSPVFGRILREIKTEYDLYISHLMDIHSSQDYAPLQPFAININGILVSDEEMEGAEKGVCILEEEAKSALGENKRAQDELKNFPDKCSSMSKTSWSRKGDSGMSIDDSDIVQLRKLQVLNVLEEIQHLEEEIHERMASAVAIAATERRVKTLQAETINLIVSNDRLRTLSKDLQNKITLVLDREKPKEVIRRMLWKEIERDLQINGQ from the exons ATGACGTACTTTGGTCGCCAAGGGAACCGTTGTAAATCACAGAGTGCTGGCGTTGAAGTTGAAGTATTTTGTTTCAGTCGTGATTCCTGGGCGAAG GGGTTGAAGAAGTTGTCAGGACTGAGTTGGCCCAGCAGAGACCGCCTTGCGGTGTTCAGTGACGTCTTTGATGATGTATGTGAAGGCTCGCCAGTATTTGGACGCATCCTGAGGGAAATCAAg actGAATATGATTTATACATCAGTCACTTGATGGACATCCATTCCTCACAAGATTACGCG CCGCTGCAGCCATTTGCCATCAATATCAATGGTATTTTAGTCAGTGATGAGGAAATGGAGGGTGCAGAAAAAGGGGTTTGCATTCTGGAAGAAGAGGCCAAAAGTGCTCTGGGGGAGAATAAACG agctcAAGATGAGCTAAAGAACTTTCCGGATAAATGCAGTAGCATGAGCA AGACATCCTGGTCCAGAAAAGGGGACAGCGGGATGTCCATCGACGACAGCGATATCGTCCAGCTCAGGAAACTTCAGGTTCTGAATGTGTTGGAGGAGATCCAACATCTAGAGGAGGAGATCCATGAAAGGATGGCATCTGCTGTTGCAATTGCAGCCACTGAACGAAGAGTCAAAACTCTACAG GCAGAGACAATAAATCTGATAGTTTCAAATGACCGTCTGAGGACCCTTAGCAAG GATCTACAGAACAAAATCACTTTGGTGTTGGACAGAGAGAAGCCAAAAGAGGTCATCAGACG GATGCTGTGGAAAGAAATAGAAAGGGATCTCCAAATAAACGGTCAATAG
- the LOC122842913 gene encoding uncharacterized protein LOC122842913 isoform X1, which produces MSNSSEQKEQHLGSDVQGAQSAAEAPQEADILTDSPGQEESLKEREAQLLGCVRKKENTSGAAFVDSEVLRSQQDQARDYSSHAGTREDTAPTEAAYSSSDSLSDMPKDDSQNESDSSSVQADTQLSLNDSDHEALDSEAQLEVVGDMARQGKRVGVNAKIYERKLRKGLKKLSGLSWPSRDRLAVFSDVFDDVCEGSPVFGRILREIKTEYDLYISHLMDIHSSQDYAPLQPFAININGILVSDEEMEGAEKGVCILEEEAKSALGENKRAQDELKNFPDKCSSMSKTSWSRKGDSGMSIDDSDIVQLRKLQVLNVLEEIQHLEEEIHERMASAVAIAATERRVKTLQAETINLIVSNDRLRTLSKDLQNKITLVLDREKPKEVIRRMLWKEIERDLQINGQ; this is translated from the exons ATGTCCAACAGCTCTGAACAGAAAGAACAGCATTTGGGGAGTGATGTCCAAGGAGCGCAGTCTGCTGCTGAGGCTCCTCAGGAAGCAGATATCCTCACTGACTCCCCGGGCCAAGAAGAGAGTCTAAAGGAAAGAGAGGCACAGTTACTGGGTTGTGTGAGGAAAAAAGAGAACACCTCCGGTGCTGCTTTTGTAGACTCTGAGGTCTTGAGGTCACAACAAGATCAGGCCAGAGATTATTCGTCACATGCAGGCACAAGAGAGGACACGGCTCCCACTGAAGCAGCTTATTCTTCTTCAGACTCTTTGTCAGACATGCCAAAAGATGATTCTCAGAATGAATCCGACTCTTCATCTGTTCAAGCAGATACGCAGCTTTCTTTGAACGATTCTGACCATGAAGCTCTGGACTCTGAAGCGCAGTTAGAGGTGGTGGGAGATATGGCCCGGCAGGGCAAGAGGGTGGGAGTTAATGCTAAAATATACGAGAGGAAACTCCGAAAG GGGTTGAAGAAGTTGTCAGGACTGAGTTGGCCCAGCAGAGACCGCCTTGCGGTGTTCAGTGACGTCTTTGATGATGTATGTGAAGGCTCGCCAGTATTTGGACGCATCCTGAGGGAAATCAAg actGAATATGATTTATACATCAGTCACTTGATGGACATCCATTCCTCACAAGATTACGCG CCGCTGCAGCCATTTGCCATCAATATCAATGGTATTTTAGTCAGTGATGAGGAAATGGAGGGTGCAGAAAAAGGGGTTTGCATTCTGGAAGAAGAGGCCAAAAGTGCTCTGGGGGAGAATAAACG agctcAAGATGAGCTAAAGAACTTTCCGGATAAATGCAGTAGCATGAGCA AGACATCCTGGTCCAGAAAAGGGGACAGCGGGATGTCCATCGACGACAGCGATATCGTCCAGCTCAGGAAACTTCAGGTTCTGAATGTGTTGGAGGAGATCCAACATCTAGAGGAGGAGATCCATGAAAGGATGGCATCTGCTGTTGCAATTGCAGCCACTGAACGAAGAGTCAAAACTCTACAG GCAGAGACAATAAATCTGATAGTTTCAAATGACCGTCTGAGGACCCTTAGCAAG GATCTACAGAACAAAATCACTTTGGTGTTGGACAGAGAGAAGCCAAAAGAGGTCATCAGACG GATGCTGTGGAAAGAAATAGAAAGGGATCTCCAAATAAACGGTCAATAG
- the pla2g12b gene encoding group XIIB secretory phospholipase A2-like protein isoform X1, with translation MLLQTAALLLLCASTGICATLGYFQTEALEDGEVAAVAAQDVPLDYAFDGKLFGADNSGLHLPEVQVKEPETDKDKPDGDSATMEGFAKKAVTQDQPPPEEEVNEISPVQTNEVSNKPLAQEEASSWSLNSIRDSFQTVHGYFDSLVELVGGHNGVCQYRCRYGALPLPRPGYKHQEPNGCSSSLVGFQVNAALDVGIPAMTRCCNQLDVCYDTCGVNKYDCDAKFRSCLHDICSDLKKTLGFVSKVQACESMADVLYNTVWTLGCRPYMNSQRASCLCEGEERDEL, from the exons ATGTTGCTTCAGACTGCGgccctgctcctcctctgtgcGTCTACAGGAATATGTGCCACCTTGGGATACTTCCAGACTGAAGCCTTGGAGGATGGGGAAGTTGCTGCAGTTGCTGCTCAAGATGTCCCTCTAGATTATGCTTTTGATGGCAAATTATTTGGAGCAGATAACTCAGGACTACACCTACCTGAAGTCCAAGTCAAAGAGCCAGAAACAGACAAGGATAAGCCCGATGGAGACTCTGCCACTATGGAAGGGTTTGCAAAAAAAGCAGTTACTCAGGACCAACCTCCACCTGAAGAGGAGGTCAATGAGATCAGTCCAGTCCAGACAAATGAGGTCTCCAATAAACCCCTGGCACAAGAAGAAGCAAGCAGCTGGAGCCTCAACTCCATCAGGGACAGTTTCCAGACGGTGCATGGATACTTCGACTCCTTGGTGGAGCTGGTCGGAGGACACAACGGTGTCTGTCAGTACCGCTGCCGATATG GAGCACTCCCACTTCCTCGGCCCGGCTACAAGCATCAAGAACCCAACGGCTGCAGCTCGTCTCTGGTGGGCTTCCAGGTGAATGCTGCT CTTGATGTGGGAATCCCTGCTATGACAAGGTGCTGCAACCAGCTGGATGTTTGCTACGACACTTGCGGTGTGAACAAGTACGACTGTGATGCCAAGTTTCGCTCGTGCCTCCATGACATCTGCTCTGACCTGAAGAAGACTCTGGGGTTTGTGTCCAAAGTGCAAG CTTGTGAATCAATGGCAGATGTCCTCTACAACACAGTGTGGACTCTGGGCTGCAGACCTTACATGAACAGCCAGAGGGCATCGTGTCTTTGCGAGGGAGAAGAGAGAGATGAACTGTAA
- the pla2g12b gene encoding group XIIB secretory phospholipase A2-like protein isoform X2 has product MLLQTAALLLLCASTGICATLGYFQTEALEDGEVAAVAAQDVPLDYAFDGKLFGADNSGLHLPEVQVKEPETDKDKPDGDSATMEGFAKKAVTQDQPPPEEEVNEISPVQTNEVSNKPLAQEEASSWSLNSIRDSFQTVHGYFDSLVELVGGHNGVCQYRCRYGALPLPRPGYKHQEPNGCSSSLVGFQLDVGIPAMTRCCNQLDVCYDTCGVNKYDCDAKFRSCLHDICSDLKKTLGFVSKVQACESMADVLYNTVWTLGCRPYMNSQRASCLCEGEERDEL; this is encoded by the exons ATGTTGCTTCAGACTGCGgccctgctcctcctctgtgcGTCTACAGGAATATGTGCCACCTTGGGATACTTCCAGACTGAAGCCTTGGAGGATGGGGAAGTTGCTGCAGTTGCTGCTCAAGATGTCCCTCTAGATTATGCTTTTGATGGCAAATTATTTGGAGCAGATAACTCAGGACTACACCTACCTGAAGTCCAAGTCAAAGAGCCAGAAACAGACAAGGATAAGCCCGATGGAGACTCTGCCACTATGGAAGGGTTTGCAAAAAAAGCAGTTACTCAGGACCAACCTCCACCTGAAGAGGAGGTCAATGAGATCAGTCCAGTCCAGACAAATGAGGTCTCCAATAAACCCCTGGCACAAGAAGAAGCAAGCAGCTGGAGCCTCAACTCCATCAGGGACAGTTTCCAGACGGTGCATGGATACTTCGACTCCTTGGTGGAGCTGGTCGGAGGACACAACGGTGTCTGTCAGTACCGCTGCCGATATG GAGCACTCCCACTTCCTCGGCCCGGCTACAAGCATCAAGAACCCAACGGCTGCAGCTCGTCTCTGGTGGGCTTCCAG CTTGATGTGGGAATCCCTGCTATGACAAGGTGCTGCAACCAGCTGGATGTTTGCTACGACACTTGCGGTGTGAACAAGTACGACTGTGATGCCAAGTTTCGCTCGTGCCTCCATGACATCTGCTCTGACCTGAAGAAGACTCTGGGGTTTGTGTCCAAAGTGCAAG CTTGTGAATCAATGGCAGATGTCCTCTACAACACAGTGTGGACTCTGGGCTGCAGACCTTACATGAACAGCCAGAGGGCATCGTGTCTTTGCGAGGGAGAAGAGAGAGATGAACTGTAA